Proteins from one Fragaria vesca subsp. vesca linkage group LG6, FraVesHawaii_1.0, whole genome shotgun sequence genomic window:
- the LOC101293892 gene encoding uncharacterized protein LOC101293892: protein MSITASLLQPTPLKWHHHPLLFSPSRPPPLPPKSLHLITPTSRFKLNCFFSPESKPELTTKPNPIEVIADKLLNAVKALSKPAMVAVLLGLVLMSDPNPALAASGGRVGGKSFSSRSSSSSSSSSARSYSVPRTSRPDFSYSAPYYAPSPFGFGGGGGGFYVGPAVGVGVGAGSSFFLILTGFAAFVLVSGFLSDRSEGSVLTATEKTTVLKLQVGLLGLGRELQRDLDRIADTADTSTPEGLSYVMTETTLALLRHPDYCISGYSSVSLKRSIEDAEKGFNQLSIEERGKFDEETLVNVNSIRKRSSTSQRSNGFRNEYIVITILVAAEGVHKLPAINGSGDLKEALQKLASIPPSKLLAVEVLWTPQNENDTLSERELLEDYPLLRPL from the exons ATGTCAATAACTGCTTCCTTACTCCAACCCACCCCACTCAAATGGCACCACCACCCTCTCCTCTTCTCCCCTTCCCGCCCTCCTCCTCTCCCGCCCAAATCACTCCACCTCATCACCCCCACCTCTCGCTTCAAACTCAACTGCTTCTTCTCACCGGAATCCAAACCGGAGCTCACAACAAAACCTAACCCAATAGAAGTCATCGCGGATAAATTATTAAATGCTGTCAAGGCGCTGAGCAAGCCCGCAATGGTGGCGGTGCTATTGGGCCTGGTACTGATGTCCGACCCGAACCCGGCTTTGGCAGCCTCGGGCGGTCGGGTCGGGGGAAAGTCGTTCTCGTCGCGGTCGAGTTCGTCCAGTTCGTCGTCATCGGCGAGGAGTTACTCGGTGCCGAGGACGTCGAGGCCGGACTTCTCGTACTCGGCGCCGTACTACGCGCCGTCGCCGTTCGGGTTTGGTGGCGGTGGAGGCGGGTTTTATGTGGGCCCGGCGGTGGGAGTCGGAGTCGGGGCGGGGTCGAGTTTCTTTCTGATTCTGACGGGTTTCGCGGCGTTTGTTTTGGTTTCGGGTTTTCTTTCGGATCGGTCTGAGGGGAGTGTGCTTACTGCTACTGAGAAAACTACTGTTCTGAAGTTGCAG GTTGGGTTGTTGGGATTGGGGCGAGAACTACAGAGGGATCTTGATCGGATTGCTGATACGGCAGATACTTCTACCCCTGAGGGTTTGAGCTATGTTATGACAG AGACTACACTTGCTTTGCTTAGGCATCCTGATTATTGCATCTCTGGGTATTCATCG GTGTCTCTGAAACGAAGCATAGAGGATGCAGAGAAAGGCTTCAATCAACTTTCTATTGAAGAAAGGGGTAAATTTGATGAAGAGACACTTGTAAATGTGAACAGCATAAGAAAGCGGAGCTCAACAAGCCAGAGATCTAATGGATTCCGCAATGAATACATAGTG ATAACAATATTGGTGGCTGCTGAAGGAGTGCACAAGTTACCTGCAATCAATGGCAGTGGCGACTTGAAGGAAGCACTGCAGAAGCTTGCATCCATTCCCCCAAGCAAATTATTA GCAGTAGAGGTGTTGTGGACTCCTCAGAATGAAAATGACACTCTATCTGAGCGTGAACTACTTGAAGATTACCCACTTCTGAGGCCTTTATGA